The following are from one region of the Salvia hispanica cultivar TCC Black 2014 chromosome 1, UniMelb_Shisp_WGS_1.0, whole genome shotgun sequence genome:
- the LOC125202185 gene encoding disease resistance protein RPM1-like has translation MNPVLHRLSIKKAEEEIGFEILRNNGNDRLLGNLCHRVIICSRDNFSYSTNQDKYLVSLFFHGGGYFNASPSYWKGFEKLKILDLEDFGLKILPETIGTLTKLRYLGLRNNYIKELPKSLGCLEKLEVLDIAQNFMVEVPDIIWEMGSLLHLYMADVICWKPLKIDVLPHLRTLTSVSVDNLIYELSGLRVLVFLKKLGVQELDGNTHVSKLFVSLSNLKYLDHLILRGYRFRSMPCLDDLGTLQRVSTIKLDGRLDRLPNSFPSKLMSLTLANSCLDEDPMPLLGKLHNLEYLKLRNAYTGQQMGISKNDFPYIQVLCIEELWNLRHLQIKKGALRDLEKLEIRDCPYLDTIPKEVRAMRDLDDLKMVTTKTISKNIRSSHSISKIRFWFRIDCD, from the exons ATGAATCCCGTGCTACACAGATTATCCATTAAAAAAGCAGAGGAGGAGATAGGTTTTGAGATCCTTAGAAACAATGGAAATGATCGACTCCTTGGAAATCTGTGTCACCGTGTTATCATTTGTAGCAGAGACAATTTCAGCTACTCAACGAATCAAGATAAATATCTTGtttctctcttcttccatGGAGGTGGTTATTTCAATGCTAGTCCATCTTATTGGAAAGGCTTTGAAAAACTTAAGATACTTGACTTGGAAGATTTTGGATTGAAGATTTTACCTGAAACGATTGGCACATTGACGAAATTAAGATACTTgggattgagaaataattacataaaagaGCTCCCAAAATCGCTTGGGTGCTTGGAAAAGCTTGAAGTTCTTGACATAGCTCAAAACTTTATGGTAGAAGTACCAGATATTATATGGGAAATGGGTAGCCTTCTTCATCTCTATATGGCTGATGTCATTTGCTGGAAGCCTCTCAAGATAGATGTGCTACCACATCTGAGGACCTTAACCTCGGTCTCGGTTGATAATCTGATATATGAGCTCTCGGGCTTGAGAGTGTTGGTTTTCCTAAAGAAATTGGGTGTACAAGAATTGGATGGAAATACCCATGTAAGCAAGCTCTTTGTGTCATTGTCCAACTTGAAATATCTTGACCACTTAATCTTAAGAGGATACCGTTTTAGAAGCATGCCTTGTTTGGATGATCTTGGTACTCTACAACGTGTCAGTACAATCAAATTGGATGGACGTCTTGATAGATTGCCAAATAGTTTCCCTTCCAAGCTAATGTCCCTGACGTTGGCTAATAGCTGTCTTGATGAAGATCCCATGCCACTACTTGGGAAGCTACATAATTTAGAGTACCTCAAATTGCGGAATGCATACACAGGTCAACAAATGGGGATCTCTAAAAATGATTTTCCATATATTCAAGTTTTGTGCATTGAAGAGTTATGGAACCTGAGGcatctacaaattaaaaaaggtGCACTACGTGATCTGGAGAAATTAGAAATCCGTGATTGTCCATATCTAGACACCATCCCCAAAGAGGTTCGAGCAATGCGTGATCTGGATGACTTAAAGATGGTGACAACCAAAACTATTTCAAAAAACATCAGGAGTTCACACTCAATCTCCAAAATAAG GTTCTGGTTCCGGATTGACTGTGATTGA
- the LOC125201777 gene encoding protein NUCLEAR FUSION DEFECTIVE 4-like, with protein sequence MGRFGEKFTSFFNNRWLVFVAAMWVQSCGGIGYVFGSISPVIKSSLSYNQRQVASLGVAKDLGDSVGFLPGILSDFLPLWGVLLIGAIQNLIGYGWVWLVVTGRTPVLPLWAMCILIFVGTNGETYFNTAALVSCVQNFPKSRGPVVGILKGFAGLSGAILTQIYALLHSPDQASLIFMVAVGPGIVAISLMFIIRPVGGHRQVRSSDGFSFSIIYGVCLILAAYLMGVMLVQDLVYVSETVVTIFTLILFVLLLFPIVIPIFLNFFRDPKSPAEEALLSPDKQESSKSQDSSQDILFSESELEDEKPKEADLLPASERRKRMARLQSRIAQAAAEGAVRIKKRRPHRGEDFTMMEALIKADLWLIFFSLMLGSGSGLTVIDNLGQMSESLGYDNTHVFVSMISIFNFLGRIGGGYFSERVVSDYAYPRPVAMAVAQVFLAVGHFLFAMGWPGSMYVGTLLVGLGYGAHWAIVPAAASELFGLKKFAALYNFLTMANPAGSLIMSGVLASSIYDREAEKQAHGQNYIHRGLSFSFPNFLRAEESLKCKGTICFFVTSLTLSGLCVVAVILSLILVHRTKPVYRNLYGRR encoded by the exons ATGGGCCGTTTCGGGGAGAAGTTCACATCGTTCTTCAACAATCGATGGCTGGTTTTTGTGGCTGCAATGTGGGTGCAATCGTGCGGGGGGATCGGGTATGTGTTTGGGAGCATATCGCCGGTGATCAAGAGCTCTTTGAGCTATAATCAGAGGCAGGTTGCGAGTTTGGGGGTGGCCAAGGATTTAGGTGACAGCGTTGGGTTTTTGCCTGGGATTTTGTCGGATTTTCTGCCTTTGTGGGGTGTTTTGCTGATCGGGGCGATTCAGAATCTGATTGGATATGGTTGGGTTTGGCTGGTTGTTACGGGGAGAACTCCTGTCTTGCCATTGTGGGCT ATGTGCATTCTTATCTTTGTGGGAACAAATGGTGAGACCTATTTCAATACAGCAGCACTCGTCTCTTGTGTGCAAAACTTCCCAAAGAGCCGGGGTCCAGTTGTGGGGATACTCAAGGGGTTTGCCGGGCTGAGTGGAGCAATCTTGACTCAGATATATGCATTGTTGCATTCTCCTGACCAAGCTTCTCTGATATTTATGGTTGCAGTTGGTCCAGGGATTGTGGCCATTTCGCTAATGTTCATCATCAGGCCTGTAGGAGGCCACAGGCAAGTAAGATCATCTGACGGGTTCAGTTTCTCAATCATTTACGGTGTATGCCTCATTTTGGCCGCTTATTTGATGGGGGTCATGCTCGTGCAAGATCTAGTCTACGTGAGCGAGACTGTCGTTACAATCTTTACTCTGATTCTATTTGTCCTTCTGTTGTTCCCTATTGTCATCCCTATCTTCTTGAACTTTTTTCGGGACCCAAAATCACCAGCAGAAGAGGCACTTCTCAGCCCAGATAAGCAAGAGTCGAGCAAATCCCAGGATAGTTCTCAAGATATCTTATTCAGTGAAAGTGAACTGGAAGATGAAAAGCCAAAAGAAGCAGATCTTCTTCCTGCTTCGGAGAGGCGAAAGAGAATGGCTCGGCTCCAGTCGAGAATAGCGCAGGCCGCTGCAGAAGGAGCAGTACGAATCAAGAAACGAAGGCCACACCGGGGGGAAGATTTCACTATGATGGAGGCATTGATAAAGGCTGATCTTTGGCttatctttttctctcttatgttAGGTTCTGGTTCTGGATTGACTGTGATAGATAACTTGGGCCAAATGAGCGAGTCTCTAGGTTACGACAACACCCATGTTTTTGTCTCTATGATCAGCATCTTTAACTTTCTAGGCCGTATTGGTGGTGGCTACTTCTCTGAGAGAGTTGTCAG CGACTATGCATATCCAAGGCCTGTAGCCATGGCCGTTGCTCAAGTCTTTCTGGCGGTTGGGCATTTTCTCTTCGCTATGGGATGGCCAGGCTCGATGTACGTTGGAACTCTCCTTGTTGGCCTTGGCTACGGAGCACACTGGGCCATCGTACCTGCTGCAGCATCCGAATTGTTTGGTCTGAAGAAGTTTGCGGCTCTATATAATTTCCTTACCATGGCGAATCCTGCAGGTTCTTTGATAATGTCAGGTGTTCTTGCAAGTTCCATATACGACAGAGAAGCGGAGAAACAAGCTCATGGACAAAATTACATACATCGTGGTTTATCATTCTCGTTTCCAAATTTCTTGAGAGCCGAAGAATCGCTGAAATGCAAAGGTACCATTTGCTTCTTCGTGACTTCCTTGACCCTGTCAGGGCTTTGTGTGGTTGCTGTCATCTTGAGCTTGATTCTTGTCCATCGAACAAAGCCAGTATACCGTAACCTCTATGGACGGAGGTAA
- the LOC125204446 gene encoding nuclear transport factor 2B-like, with the protein MDPDSVSKAFVEHYYSTFDSNRAGLANLYQDGSMLTFEGQKIMGSANIVAKLTGLPFQQCQHQISTVDCQPSGPAGGMVVFVSGNLQLAGEQHVLKFSQMFHLMPTPQGSFYVLNDIFRLNYA; encoded by the exons ATGGATCCAGACTCTGTCTCCAAGGCATTCGTCGAGCACTACTACTCCACCTTCGATTCCAATCGCGCCGGCCTCGCCAACCTCTACCAGGACGGCTCCATGCTCACCTTCGAGGGCCAGAAGATCATGGGATCCGCCAACATCGTCGCCAAGCTCACTGGTCTGCCCTTCCAGCAGTGCCAGCATCAGATTTCCACCGTCGATTGCCAGCCCTCCGGCCCCGCCGGTGGAATGGTCGTCTTCGTCTCTGGAAATCTCCAGCTCGCCGGCGAGCAGCACGTCCTCAAGTTCAGTCAG ATGTTCCACCTGATGCCAACCCCTCAAGGAAGCTTCTACGTGCTAAATGATATTTTCCGCTTGAACTATGCCTGA
- the LOC125198208 gene encoding uncharacterized protein LOC125198208 — protein MSDWGPVFVAVVLFVLLSPGLLIQVPGRNRFVEFGNFQTSGVSILVHALIYFALICIFLLAIGIHVYMAIVKQLIRQCEGRILRESLTFFLKINSIYSSTILEPFCSTISFFAAKKSEGTTMADWGPVLVGVVLFVFLQPGLLFQLPGNNKQIEFGSTKTNGKAIMLHTLIFFAFYALLILAVHVHIYTG, from the exons ATGTCGGATTGGGGCCCGGTATTCGTGGCGGTGGTGCTGTTCGTACTGCTTTCACCGGGCCTGTTGATTCAGGTACCGGGCCGTAACCGTTTCGTGGAGTTTGGGAACTTTCAGACAAGTGGAGTTTCCATTCTTGTTCATGCCCTTATTTACTTTGCTCTTATTTGCATTTTCTTGTTAGCTATTGGAATCCATGTCTATATGG CTATAGTAAAACAATTGATTCGACAATGTGAAGGACGCATCTTGAGAGAATCCCTCACTTTCTTTTTGAAGATAAACTCTATTTATTCATCTACAATTCTTGAACCCTTTTGCTCTACCATCTCATTCTTTGCAGCCAAAAAAAGTGAAGGTACAACAATGGCGGATTGGGGGCCTGTGCTTGTGGGAGTTGTACTCTTCGTATTTCTGCAGCCGGGGCTTCTCTTCCAGCTCCCCGGAAACAACAAACAGATTGAGTTTGGCAGCACCAAAACCAACGGCAAAGCTATCATGCTCCACACCCTCATCTTCTTCGCTTTCTACGCCCTTTTAATCCTAGCCGTCCATGTCCACATCTATACCGGCTAG